One part of the Sphingopyxis sp. PAMC25046 genome encodes these proteins:
- a CDS encoding TonB-dependent receptor plug domain-containing protein gives MRWTSFAAIATALSNPALAQETPAPSGDTPPPAATEVAPTATTPARQVYTPADFARYAPVNAYDMLIQVPGFQIRDSEELRGLGQATGNVLFNGKRPSNKADDMYTQLSRIPGGNVERIEIVDGATLDIPGLSGQVANIVYRADGISGQFSWKPQFRPHYTDPLFTRGDVSVRGRSGEIEYEASLNNDDSARSGAGGPTLIYDGAGNIIERRKDIWHTHYDTPKLSGRITWDPAGDTVANLGGHYQRKYDRYYEDGVRIAPGLPDSIRTVRENADSWNYEINGDYQLGLGPGKLKLIGLRRFSHEPYRQEIVTTPEGGVAIGDRFMQTGDLGETIGRGEYQWKMFGGDWQLSGEAAFNTLDNVASLAVLDPSGDFVDIPFEGGTGGVSEDRYEGLLSFGRKLTDKLNFQIIAGAEHSTITQTGVNGLTRSFFRPKGSISLAWAPSADFDISVKLRRRVLQLSFYDFLARAFLNDGNQNASNNDLRPQQDWTYEGEINKKFGPWGSTKLIFIYRDVEDRVDVIPIGENGEAVGNIAKARAGAIDWTSTINLDPAGLKGVRLNTRVLLQKSSLRDPFTGEKRQWSGFTDTVVELGLRHDIPASDWAWGGDLEYSHYQPNYRRNQTDKVWEGPVWASLFVENKDVFGLTVRAQVSNIVNARSRRDRTVYTGVRGDSPISFIEQRDRLIGPIFVFSVRGTF, from the coding sequence ATGCGATGGACCAGCTTCGCGGCGATCGCCACCGCGCTTTCCAACCCGGCGCTGGCGCAGGAAACGCCCGCGCCGAGCGGTGACACCCCGCCGCCCGCTGCGACCGAGGTCGCCCCGACCGCGACCACGCCGGCGCGGCAGGTCTACACCCCGGCCGACTTCGCGCGCTATGCGCCCGTCAACGCCTATGACATGCTGATCCAGGTGCCGGGTTTCCAGATCCGCGACAGCGAGGAGCTGCGCGGGCTGGGGCAGGCGACGGGCAATGTCCTGTTCAACGGCAAGCGGCCGTCGAACAAGGCCGACGACATGTATACCCAGCTGTCGCGTATCCCCGGCGGCAATGTCGAGCGGATCGAGATCGTAGACGGCGCGACGCTCGATATTCCGGGCCTGTCGGGGCAGGTCGCCAACATCGTCTATCGCGCCGACGGTATTTCGGGGCAATTTTCGTGGAAGCCGCAGTTCCGCCCGCATTACACCGACCCGCTGTTCACGCGCGGCGACGTGTCGGTGCGCGGGCGGTCGGGCGAGATCGAATATGAAGCGTCGCTCAACAACGACGATTCGGCGCGGAGCGGCGCGGGCGGCCCGACTTTGATCTATGACGGCGCGGGCAATATCATCGAGCGGCGCAAGGATATCTGGCACACCCATTATGACACGCCGAAGCTTTCGGGGCGCATCACATGGGATCCGGCGGGGGACACCGTCGCCAATCTCGGCGGCCATTATCAGCGCAAATATGATCGCTATTACGAGGACGGCGTGCGCATCGCGCCGGGGCTGCCGGACAGCATCCGCACCGTGCGCGAAAATGCCGACAGCTGGAATTACGAGATCAATGGCGACTACCAGCTCGGGCTCGGACCGGGGAAGCTTAAGCTGATCGGGCTCCGCCGCTTCAGCCACGAACCCTATCGCCAGGAAATCGTGACCACCCCCGAAGGTGGCGTCGCCATCGGCGACCGCTTCATGCAGACGGGCGACCTCGGCGAGACGATCGGGCGCGGCGAATATCAGTGGAAGATGTTCGGCGGCGACTGGCAGCTCTCGGGCGAAGCGGCGTTCAACACGCTCGACAACGTCGCGTCGCTCGCGGTGCTCGATCCCTCCGGCGATTTCGTCGATATTCCGTTCGAGGGCGGCACCGGCGGGGTGAGCGAGGATCGCTATGAAGGACTTTTGAGCTTCGGCCGCAAGCTGACCGACAAGCTCAATTTCCAGATCATCGCGGGCGCCGAGCATTCGACGATCACCCAGACCGGCGTGAATGGCCTCACCCGCAGCTTCTTCCGCCCCAAGGGGTCGATTTCGCTCGCCTGGGCGCCTTCGGCCGATTTCGACATATCGGTGAAGCTCCGGCGGCGGGTGCTTCAGCTGTCCTTCTATGACTTTCTCGCGCGCGCCTTTCTGAACGACGGCAACCAGAATGCGAGCAACAATGACCTGCGCCCTCAGCAGGACTGGACCTATGAGGGCGAGATCAACAAGAAGTTCGGTCCGTGGGGGTCGACCAAGCTGATCTTCATCTATCGCGACGTCGAGGATCGCGTCGACGTGATCCCGATCGGCGAGAACGGCGAGGCGGTCGGCAATATCGCGAAGGCGAGGGCGGGCGCGATCGACTGGACCTCGACCATCAACCTCGACCCTGCGGGGCTGAAGGGGGTACGGCTCAACACGCGCGTGCTGTTGCAGAAGAGCTCGCTGCGCGATCCCTTTACCGGCGAAAAGCGGCAGTGGAGCGGCTTCACCGACACCGTCGTCGAGCTGGGCCTGCGTCACGATATTCCCGCGAGCGACTGGGCGTGGGGCGGCGACCTCGAATATTCGCATTACCAGCCAAATTATCGCCGCAACCAGACCGACAAGGTCTGGGAAGGGCCGGTGTGGGCGTCGCTGTTTGTCGAGAACAAGGATGTGTTTGGCCTGACCGTCCGCGCGCAGGTTTCGAACATCGTCAATGCGCGTTCGAGGCGCGACCGCACCGTCTATACAGGGGTGCGCGGCGACAGCCCGATTTCCTTCATCGAACAGCGCGACCGGTTGATCGGGCCGATCTTTGTCTTTTCGGTGCGCGGGACATTCTGA
- a CDS encoding 2OG-Fe(II) oxygenase, with translation METRIGAHIDVPDGDPIAAALDRDGWAVLPGLLSAADCDHTAALYTQDTGFRSHVSMARHGFGRGEYRYFAYPLPPLVEALRGMLYARLAPIANRWHERMGMVTRFPADHAEFLARCHEAGQRRPTPLLLRYGADDYNCLHQDLYGEHVFPLQIAVLLSAPGEDFTGGEFVLTEQRPRMQSRAAVVPLVKGDAVVFAVNARPVQGSRGDYRVAMRHGVSAIRSGRRHTLGLIFHDAA, from the coding sequence ATGGAAACACGCATCGGCGCGCATATCGACGTGCCGGATGGGGACCCGATCGCCGCGGCGCTCGATCGCGACGGATGGGCGGTGCTGCCGGGGTTGCTGAGCGCCGCCGATTGCGACCACACCGCGGCGCTGTATACGCAGGACACAGGGTTTCGCAGCCATGTGTCTATGGCGCGGCACGGCTTCGGACGCGGCGAATATCGTTATTTCGCCTATCCGCTGCCGCCGCTGGTCGAGGCGCTGCGGGGGATGCTCTATGCGCGGCTCGCGCCGATCGCCAATCGCTGGCACGAACGGATGGGGATGGTGACGCGCTTTCCGGCCGATCATGCCGAATTTCTCGCACGATGCCATGAAGCGGGACAAAGGCGACCGACGCCCTTGCTGCTGCGATATGGCGCGGACGACTATAATTGCCTGCACCAGGATTTATATGGCGAGCATGTCTTCCCGTTGCAGATCGCGGTGCTGCTGTCGGCGCCGGGGGAAGATTTCACCGGCGGCGAGTTCGTGCTGACCGAACAGCGCCCGCGGATGCAATCAAGGGCCGCGGTCGTGCCGCTGGTGAAGGGCGATGCGGTCGTCTTCGCGGTGAACGCGCGGCCGGTGCAGGGGAGCCGCGGCGATTATCGCGTGGCGATGCGCCACGGGGTGAGCGCGATCCGGTCGGGGCGGCGGCACACGCTGGGGCTGATCTTCCACGATGCGGCGTGA
- a CDS encoding adenosine deaminase encodes MPDGFASRADRAAFIARLPKAELHLHIEGSLEPELMFELAQRNQVAMPFASVEEVRAAYAFSNLQDFLDIYYQGMDVLHREQDFYDLTAAYLAQANADNVRHVEIFFDPQGHTERGVAFETVITGITRALDDAEAGYGMTSKLIMCFLRHLSEAEAEATLDAALPYLDRIDGVGLDSSEVGHPPSKFERVFARAKRLGLKIVAHAGEEGPPDYVREALDLLKVDRIDHGNRSLEDPALVARLAAEGMALTVCPLSNLKLCVVDDIAAHPLKTMLDAGLKATVNSDDPSYFGGYVNANYQAVADALDLSKGELLALARNSFAGSFLDDADKAKHLAAIDAYA; translated from the coding sequence GTGCCTGACGGTTTCGCTTCACGCGCGGATCGCGCCGCCTTCATCGCCCGCCTGCCAAAGGCGGAGCTTCACCTGCATATCGAAGGCTCGCTCGAACCCGAACTGATGTTCGAGCTGGCGCAGCGCAACCAGGTCGCCATGCCCTTTGCCAGCGTCGAGGAGGTACGCGCTGCCTATGCCTTTTCGAACCTCCAGGATTTTCTCGATATCTATTACCAGGGCATGGACGTGCTCCACCGCGAGCAGGATTTTTACGACCTGACCGCCGCCTACCTCGCGCAAGCCAACGCCGACAATGTCCGGCACGTCGAGATTTTCTTCGATCCGCAGGGGCATACGGAGCGTGGCGTTGCGTTTGAAACCGTCATCACCGGCATCACGCGCGCGCTCGACGATGCCGAAGCCGGTTACGGCATGACGTCGAAGCTCATCATGTGCTTCCTCCGCCACCTCAGCGAAGCCGAGGCCGAAGCGACGCTCGACGCGGCGCTGCCGTATCTGGACCGCATCGACGGCGTCGGGCTCGACTCGTCCGAAGTCGGGCATCCGCCGTCGAAATTCGAACGTGTCTTCGCGCGCGCGAAGAGACTGGGCCTCAAGATCGTCGCGCACGCCGGCGAGGAGGGACCGCCCGACTATGTTCGCGAAGCGCTCGACCTCTTGAAGGTCGACCGCATCGACCATGGCAACCGCAGCCTCGAAGACCCTGCGCTCGTCGCGCGCCTCGCCGCCGAGGGCATGGCCCTCACCGTTTGCCCGCTCTCGAACCTCAAGCTCTGCGTCGTCGACGACATCGCCGCCCATCCGCTGAAAACCATGCTCGACGCGGGCCTCAAGGCCACCGTGAACAGCGATGATCCCAGCTATTTCGGCGGCTATGTGAACGCCAATTATCAGGCGGTTGCCGACGCGCTTGACCTGTCGAAGGGCGAACTCCTCGCGCTCGCGCGCAACAGCTTCGCCGGCTCGTTCCTCGACGACGCCGATAAGGCGAAGCACCTCGCCGCGATCGACGCTTACGCCTGA
- a CDS encoding S9 family peptidase — MRKLALFGASLLALTSQITLAQEEQPPVTPPAETDAPPAMSASAVGSARIAPNRRFTGADLFDLAIAADPQISPDGRHIAYVRRANDIMTDRAVSSIWLIDTQTGVETPVAGRQGGAFSPRWSPDGKRLAFASTEGGSAQLWVRWMDGGEAVRLTGLPTSPSSIAWSPDGRSIAYTMLVKDEGPKFGSAPANKPEGAKWAEPLEIRDLLTYRADGEGYLEPGFEKIFLVPATGGAPRQLTFGPYHDGGPLSWSRDGRTLYFAANRRPDWESDPVESEVYALDVASGGVTALTDRNGPDASPLVSPDGGKIAYLGFDDALRAYENTQLYVMNRDGSGKRSLTADWDYGIDAIEWAADGRSVYAQYDDHGETKVARIGLDGVARTAATGLSGGGMDRPYTGGSFTVSDGGAIAFTGGTATRPAEVQLTRGGDARILTDLNRSLREVKSLGEVRKITVASSHDGKTIEGWLTLPPGYREGQRVPLILEIHGGPFAAYGGHFSTDNQLYAAAGYAVLSANPRGSTSYGEAFANEIDKAYPGNDYFDLISIVDRAIELGVADPDALFVTGGSGGGVLTSWIVGKTNRFKAAVTQKPVINWTTQALTADGPAFFGRYWLGAQPWENPELYWSRSPLSLVGNVQTPTMVVVGAEDYRTPVSESEQYYTALRLRGVPTALVKVPGASHGGIAARPSQAAAKASAILAWFEKYKKGWTRPAGE, encoded by the coding sequence ATGCGCAAACTGGCATTGTTCGGGGCGAGTCTTCTCGCCCTTACCTCGCAGATCACGCTTGCGCAGGAGGAACAGCCGCCCGTCACCCCGCCCGCTGAAACCGACGCGCCGCCCGCCATGTCGGCCTCCGCCGTAGGCAGCGCCAGGATCGCCCCCAACCGCCGCTTCACCGGCGCCGATCTTTTCGACCTCGCGATCGCCGCCGATCCGCAAATCAGTCCCGATGGCCGCCACATCGCCTATGTCCGCCGCGCGAACGACATCATGACCGACCGGGCGGTCAGCTCGATCTGGCTGATCGACACCCAGACCGGCGTGGAAACCCCGGTCGCCGGCCGGCAGGGCGGCGCCTTTTCGCCGCGCTGGTCGCCCGATGGCAAACGCCTCGCCTTCGCCTCGACCGAGGGCGGCAGCGCGCAGCTCTGGGTGCGCTGGATGGACGGTGGCGAGGCGGTTCGCCTCACCGGCCTGCCGACCAGCCCGTCGAGCATCGCCTGGTCGCCCGACGGCCGCTCGATAGCCTACACGATGCTGGTCAAGGACGAGGGGCCGAAATTCGGCAGCGCCCCCGCGAACAAGCCCGAGGGCGCGAAATGGGCCGAGCCGCTCGAGATCCGCGACCTCCTCACCTATCGCGCCGATGGCGAGGGCTATCTCGAACCCGGCTTCGAGAAGATCTTCCTTGTCCCCGCGACCGGCGGCGCGCCGCGCCAGCTGACCTTCGGCCCCTATCACGACGGCGGCCCGCTGAGTTGGTCGCGCGACGGCCGCACGCTTTATTTCGCCGCCAACCGCCGCCCCGACTGGGAAAGCGACCCGGTCGAAAGCGAAGTCTATGCGCTCGACGTGGCGAGCGGCGGGGTCACCGCGCTCACCGACCGCAACGGCCCCGACGCGAGCCCGCTCGTTTCGCCCGACGGCGGCAAGATCGCCTATCTCGGTTTCGACGACGCGCTGCGCGCCTATGAGAACACCCAGCTCTACGTCATGAACCGCGATGGCTCGGGCAAGCGCAGCCTGACCGCCGATTGGGACTATGGCATCGATGCGATCGAATGGGCTGCCGACGGTCGCAGCGTCTATGCGCAATATGACGACCATGGCGAAACAAAGGTCGCGCGCATCGGCCTCGACGGTGTGGCGCGTACCGCCGCGACCGGCCTTTCGGGCGGCGGGATGGACCGGCCGTACACCGGGGGCAGCTTCACCGTGTCCGACGGCGGCGCGATCGCCTTCACCGGCGGCACCGCGACGCGCCCCGCCGAGGTGCAGTTGACGCGCGGCGGCGACGCGCGCATCCTCACCGACCTCAACCGCTCGCTTCGCGAAGTGAAGTCGCTCGGCGAAGTCCGCAAGATCACCGTCGCCTCGAGCCACGACGGCAAGACGATCGAAGGTTGGCTCACCCTCCCGCCCGGCTATCGCGAGGGGCAGCGCGTCCCGCTGATCCTCGAAATCCACGGCGGGCCCTTCGCGGCCTATGGCGGCCATTTTTCGACCGACAACCAGCTTTATGCCGCAGCGGGCTATGCCGTGCTTTCGGCGAATCCGCGCGGTTCGACCAGCTATGGCGAAGCCTTCGCGAACGAGATCGACAAGGCCTATCCGGGCAATGATTATTTCGACCTCATTTCCATCGTCGATCGCGCGATCGAGCTTGGCGTTGCCGACCCGGACGCGCTGTTCGTCACCGGTGGCTCGGGCGGCGGTGTGCTGACGAGCTGGATCGTCGGCAAGACCAACCGCTTCAAGGCCGCGGTCACGCAAAAGCCAGTGATCAACTGGACGACGCAGGCGCTCACCGCCGACGGGCCCGCCTTTTTCGGCCGCTATTGGCTCGGCGCGCAACCGTGGGAGAATCCCGAACTTTACTGGTCGCGTTCGCCGCTCTCGCTTGTCGGCAATGTCCAAACCCCGACGATGGTCGTCGTCGGCGCCGAGGATTATCGCACCCCGGTCAGCGAATCCGAACAATATTACACCGCGCTCCGCCTCCGCGGTGTGCCTACCGCGCTGGTCAAGGTGCCCGGCGCCAGCCACGGCGGCATCGCCGCGCGCCCGTCGCAAGCGGCAGCCAAAGCCTCGGCGATCCTTGCCTGGTTCGAAAAATACAAGAAGGGGTGGACGCGCCCGGCGGGGGAATAG
- the pip gene encoding prolyl aminopeptidase — translation MDFSRLQTSSKIGDDWVYPQPPCLNFGWLEVDRDPAHRIYWEEYGNPAGEPVMFLHGGPGGACAPVMARFFDPKRYRVILFDQRGCGKSEPNVASAGPAVALAKNSTADLIGDIVKLREKLEIAGPMHVFGGSWGSTLAMAYAIAHPEHCASLILRGIFLGAPEDLLYLYQGNAATWEADPYGLTEPGAYMKYPAEWAELLSVLTLEERGDVMKSYKAIFDMVPANEAEKERQLKAALTWSLWEGVISNMIPETADTGKFGEADFALCFAQIEAHYFANALFLPAGHFFDNIATLARVPTHIVHGRFDEVCPLTQASRLVAALRGAGAEPATYVVTNAGHSAMERENALALTAVMDGLDRLGA, via the coding sequence ATGGATTTTTCGCGATTGCAGACGTCGAGCAAGATCGGCGACGACTGGGTCTATCCGCAGCCGCCGTGCCTCAATTTCGGCTGGCTCGAGGTCGATCGCGATCCCGCGCACCGCATCTATTGGGAGGAATATGGCAATCCCGCGGGCGAGCCGGTGATGTTCCTCCACGGCGGCCCGGGCGGCGCCTGCGCACCCGTCATGGCGCGTTTCTTCGACCCGAAACGCTATCGCGTCATCCTGTTCGACCAGCGCGGCTGCGGCAAGAGCGAGCCCAATGTCGCCTCGGCGGGACCGGCGGTGGCACTCGCCAAGAACAGCACCGCCGACCTGATCGGCGACATCGTGAAGCTGCGGGAGAAGCTGGAGATCGCGGGGCCGATGCACGTTTTCGGCGGCAGCTGGGGCAGCACGCTCGCGATGGCCTATGCGATCGCGCATCCCGAGCATTGCGCAAGCCTGATCCTGCGCGGCATCTTTCTGGGTGCGCCCGAGGATCTGCTCTATCTCTATCAGGGCAATGCCGCGACATGGGAGGCCGATCCATACGGTCTCACCGAGCCCGGGGCCTACATGAAATATCCCGCGGAGTGGGCCGAACTGCTGTCAGTGCTGACCCTCGAAGAGCGCGGCGACGTGATGAAATCCTACAAGGCGATCTTCGATATGGTCCCGGCGAACGAGGCCGAGAAGGAACGCCAGCTGAAGGCGGCGCTGACCTGGTCCTTGTGGGAAGGTGTCATCTCGAACATGATCCCCGAGACGGCGGACACGGGCAAGTTCGGCGAGGCCGATTTCGCGCTCTGCTTTGCGCAGATCGAGGCGCATTATTTCGCCAACGCGCTGTTCCTCCCCGCGGGGCATTTCTTCGACAATATCGCCACGCTCGCCCGCGTCCCTACCCATATCGTCCATGGCCGCTTCGACGAGGTGTGTCCGCTGACGCAGGCGTCGCGGCTCGTCGCGGCGCTGCGCGGGGCGGGGGCGGAACCCGCGACTTACGTCGTCACCAATGCGGGGCATAGCGCGATGGAACGCGAGAATGCGTTGGCGCTGACCGCGGTGATGGACGGCCTGGACAGGCTCGGAGCATGA
- a CDS encoding reverse transcriptase-like protein: MTKRRIKIYFDGGCRPNPGKMETAVVTGGAAIVVRDAGIGSSQDAEWLALIAALRLAQDMELAHYILLGDAAAVIEQANGIVRARGEAAEHLAAFRALAGDGPMPAVRHIKRTQNLAGIALARGR, translated from the coding sequence GTGACGAAGCGACGCATCAAAATCTATTTCGACGGCGGATGCCGGCCCAATCCGGGAAAGATGGAAACCGCCGTCGTGACCGGCGGTGCGGCCATCGTCGTGCGCGATGCGGGGATCGGCAGCAGCCAGGACGCTGAATGGCTGGCGCTGATCGCGGCGCTGCGGCTCGCGCAGGACATGGAGCTCGCTCATTATATCCTGCTCGGCGATGCCGCGGCGGTGATCGAGCAGGCGAACGGCATCGTGCGCGCACGCGGCGAAGCGGCCGAGCATCTCGCCGCCTTTCGGGCGCTGGCCGGCGACGGGCCGATGCCTGCGGTGCGCCATATCAAACGTACGCAGAATCTCGCGGGGATCGCGCTGGCGCGGGGGCGGTAG
- a CDS encoding phosphoribosyltransferase family protein yields the protein MTAEKIFISANELLADSLRLGMQVIDSGFQPTHLVGIWRGGAPVGIAVQELLDYHGHHCDHIAIRTSSYKGIDQQDPQVKVFALGYLIDTLNPDDRLLIIDDVFDSGRSIRAFIAELRARCRHNMPRDIRIATVWFKPGRNVTDLRPDFFVHETDRWLIFPHEIDGLTVEEIRRHKPEAAIILGQEENAPGA from the coding sequence ATGACCGCCGAGAAAATCTTCATCAGCGCGAACGAACTGCTCGCCGACTCGCTGCGTCTCGGGATGCAGGTCATCGACAGTGGCTTCCAGCCGACCCACCTCGTCGGCATCTGGCGCGGTGGCGCGCCGGTCGGGATCGCGGTGCAGGAACTGCTCGACTACCACGGCCACCACTGCGACCATATCGCGATCCGAACCTCTTCCTATAAAGGCATCGACCAACAGGATCCGCAGGTAAAGGTCTTCGCATTGGGCTATCTGATCGACACGCTGAACCCCGACGACCGCCTGCTCATCATCGACGATGTCTTCGATAGCGGCCGCAGCATTCGTGCCTTTATCGCCGAACTCAGGGCGCGCTGCCGCCACAACATGCCGCGCGACATTCGCATCGCGACTGTCTGGTTCAAGCCGGGACGCAACGTCACCGACCTCCGCCCCGATTTCTTCGTCCATGAGACCGACCGGTGGCTGATCTTCCCGCACGAGATCGACGGGCTGACGGTCGAGGAAATCCGCCGCCACAAGCCCGAGGCGGCGATCATCCTCGGGCAGGAGGAGAACGCGCCCGGTGCCTGA
- a CDS encoding M20/M25/M40 family metallo-hydrolase, with protein MKTHLAAALLLSTAFAAPASAQTGIDAANLTETVRTLASDQFQGRAPGTVGEERTIGYLIGRLEAMGLEPAGVDGGWTQPVPLLHTRLGTPETLAFDRKGAATSLTFGTDIYVSTLQPKDKAVVANAPMVFVGYGVSAPERGWDDFKGQDLKGKVAVFLINDPDFVAAKGEDPFGKFGGRTMTYYGRWTYKFEEAARRGAVAALIVHDAEGVGYGWNVVKSAGGENYGLVVPPDKVTSLALQGWISGEMATKMFADAGQDLAKLRVAARRKDFRPVDLGTGFDAAIPVTQEVVQSQNVLAKISGAKRPDEVVIYGAHWDAYGEGPPDAQGRIYRAGANDDALGVAGLFEIARLFKAAPPPDRTVAFAFWTAEERGLLGSEAYAAQPIFPLEKTVANLGLDILQTAGRAKDVVLVGKGQGTLEDDLARVAATQSRTVSVESLPERGLFYRADHFSLAKRGVPVLLMMGIAGASDLVDGGKQAGQAWVDAYTGKCYHQACDAWGPDWNLEGAVQDIDVFYRIGDELARTARWPGWKAGSEFKAIRDKSAAARK; from the coding sequence ATGAAAACGCACCTTGCTGCCGCCCTCCTTCTCTCGACTGCCTTCGCCGCACCGGCCTCGGCGCAAACGGGGATCGACGCCGCCAACCTGACCGAAACCGTCCGCACGCTCGCGTCCGACCAGTTTCAGGGCCGCGCCCCCGGCACGGTCGGCGAGGAGCGTACGATCGGCTATCTCATCGGGCGGCTGGAGGCGATGGGGCTCGAACCCGCGGGGGTCGACGGCGGCTGGACCCAGCCCGTGCCGCTGCTCCACACGCGCCTTGGCACGCCGGAAACGCTCGCCTTCGACCGCAAGGGCGCCGCGACGTCGCTGACTTTCGGCACCGACATCTATGTCTCGACGCTCCAGCCCAAGGATAAGGCGGTCGTCGCGAACGCGCCGATGGTGTTCGTCGGCTATGGTGTCAGCGCCCCCGAACGCGGCTGGGACGATTTCAAGGGGCAGGATTTGAAAGGCAAGGTCGCGGTCTTCCTGATCAACGACCCCGATTTCGTCGCGGCGAAGGGCGAGGATCCGTTCGGCAAATTCGGCGGCCGCACGATGACCTATTACGGCCGTTGGACCTACAAGTTCGAGGAAGCCGCGCGCCGCGGGGCGGTCGCGGCGCTGATCGTCCACGATGCCGAGGGTGTCGGCTATGGCTGGAATGTCGTCAAAAGCGCCGGCGGCGAAAATTACGGCCTCGTCGTGCCGCCCGACAAGGTGACGAGCCTCGCGCTGCAGGGCTGGATCTCGGGCGAAATGGCGACAAAGATGTTCGCAGACGCCGGGCAGGATCTGGCGAAATTACGCGTCGCGGCACGCCGCAAGGATTTCAGGCCCGTCGATCTCGGCACCGGCTTCGACGCCGCGATCCCCGTGACGCAGGAGGTGGTGCAGAGCCAGAATGTGCTCGCCAAGATATCGGGCGCGAAACGCCCCGACGAGGTGGTGATCTATGGCGCGCACTGGGACGCCTATGGAGAGGGTCCGCCCGATGCGCAGGGCCGCATCTATCGCGCGGGCGCCAACGACGATGCGCTCGGCGTCGCGGGGCTGTTCGAGATCGCCCGGCTGTTCAAGGCCGCGCCGCCGCCCGACCGCACGGTCGCCTTCGCTTTCTGGACCGCCGAAGAGCGCGGTCTGCTGGGGTCCGAAGCCTATGCCGCGCAGCCGATCTTCCCGCTCGAAAAGACCGTCGCCAATCTCGGCCTCGACATCCTTCAGACCGCCGGCCGTGCCAAGGACGTCGTCCTGGTCGGCAAGGGGCAAGGCACGCTCGAAGACGATCTCGCGCGCGTCGCCGCGACGCAGAGCCGCACGGTCAGCGTCGAGAGCCTTCCCGAACGCGGCCTCTTCTATCGCGCCGACCATTTCAGCCTCGCCAAGCGGGGTGTCCCCGTCCTGTTGATGATGGGCATTGCGGGCGCGTCCGACCTTGTCGATGGCGGCAAGCAAGCGGGGCAGGCGTGGGTCGATGCCTATACGGGCAAATGCTATCATCAGGCGTGCGACGCCTGGGGTCCCGACTGGAACCTCGAGGGAGCGGTTCAGGATATCGATGTTTTCTACCGGATCGGTGACGAACTCGCGCGCACGGCGCGCTGGCCGGGCTGGAAGGCCGGCAGCGAATTCAAGGCGATCCGCGACAAGAGTGCTGCGGCGCGGAAGTAG
- a CDS encoding rod shape-determining protein yields MKFFNRFASAAHNMAIDLGTVNTVVYVRDKGIVLNEPSVVALETRDGIRRVKVVGNEAKPMMGKTPDNIQAIRPLRDGVIADIDVAEQMLKHFMDKAQGGPSRFVQRSHVVICVPSGSTMVERRAIRDAASNAGAASVQLIEESLAAAIGAGLQVAEPRGAMVVDIGGGTTEVAILSLSGIAYSNSVRVGGDKMDDMISSFIRRKHNLMVGEMTAERVKLTIGCATPPTGDGMVMGVKGRDLVTGRPAEVRVTEAEIAEALAEPVGQIVGAVRAALEQTPPELSADIIDEGITLTGGGALLRRMDEAIARATGLPVVVADDALICVAMGAGRAFEDRTYHGVLIAA; encoded by the coding sequence ATGAAGTTTTTTAATCGGTTTGCGTCGGCCGCGCACAATATGGCCATCGACCTGGGTACCGTGAATACCGTCGTCTATGTGCGCGACAAGGGCATCGTTCTCAACGAACCGTCGGTCGTGGCGCTGGAAACGCGCGACGGCATCCGCCGGGTCAAGGTCGTCGGCAACGAAGCCAAGCCGATGATGGGCAAGACCCCCGACAATATCCAGGCGATCCGCCCCTTGCGCGACGGGGTGATCGCCGACATCGACGTCGCCGAACAGATGCTCAAGCATTTCATGGACAAGGCGCAGGGCGGGCCGAGCCGTTTCGTCCAGCGCAGCCATGTCGTGATTTGCGTGCCGTCGGGATCGACGATGGTCGAGCGCCGCGCGATCCGCGATGCGGCGAGCAACGCGGGCGCGGCATCGGTGCAACTGATCGAGGAATCGCTTGCCGCCGCAATCGGCGCCGGGCTACAGGTCGCCGAGCCCAGAGGGGCCATGGTCGTCGACATCGGCGGCGGCACCACCGAGGTCGCGATACTGTCGCTCAGCGGCATCGCCTACAGCAATTCGGTGCGCGTCGGCGGCGACAAGATGGACGACATGATTTCGTCGTTCATCCGCCGCAAGCATAATCTGATGGTGGGCGAAATGACCGCCGAGCGCGTCAAGCTGACGATCGGCTGCGCGACGCCGCCGACGGGCGACGGCATGGTCATGGGGGTCAAGGGTCGCGACCTGGTGACCGGGCGCCCGGCCGAGGTGCGCGTGACCGAAGCCGAAATCGCCGAAGCGCTCGCCGAACCGGTCGGACAGATCGTCGGCGCGGTGCGCGCGGCGCTCGAACAGACGCCGCCCGAACTGTCGGCCGACATCATCGACGAAGGCATCACGCTGACCGGCGGCGGCGCGCTGCTGCGCCGCATGGACGAAGCGATCGCGCGCGCGACCGGGCTGCCCGTCGTGGTCGCCGACGACGCGCTGATCTGCGTTGCGATGGGCGCGGGGCGCGCGTTCGAGGACCGCACCTATCATGGCGTGCTGATTGCCGCCTGA